A part of Brassica rapa cultivar Chiifu-401-42 chromosome A05, CAAS_Brap_v3.01, whole genome shotgun sequence genomic DNA contains:
- the LOC103868016 gene encoding uncharacterized protein LOC103868016 isoform X3 yields MGVKVAPYTSPFLQWASSSQTLASGAISSRRQRLNRPSLFGTPLLYGSKSCELSKPTKTQSFRRVSSASFSDEEFSKKIQELTLRFNHERDANEMVHLSSIEMKANSVHLPLSLRIIKKKPQWDEGVKQAACDSMSKAFSSMVSMIQELQSFTLHMRETLFYQDLQGILVRVREEMHASFVWLFRQVFSATPTLMVYVMLLLANFTVYSLGANSALAAAATPTSTVAEVATVSETNDKIDSSVVKSFFIPSPTVDGSNNGGGGNIRPVLSGTDGDGFDVPEGPSRLSSSTFGSTISTETSVSGQDEVRLWNSIVEEAEEMQYNVLDHETRKWFVSPLDARVEAEKDIDFFRTELLYQTGLSQEPDNPLLLVNYAQFLYIVSYDYDRKRVTALGVMEIGTRVFEHKPE; encoded by the coding sequence ATGGGGGTGAAAGTAGCACCATACACTTCTCCCTTCCTCCAATGGGCGTCTTCTTCTCAAACCCTAGCTTCCGGCGCCATATCATCACGACGACAGAGACTGAACCGTCCGTCTCTCTTCGGAACGCCACTACTCTATGGCTCCAAGTCCTGTGAACTATCCAAACCAACCAAAACGCAGTCGTTTCGAAGAGTTTCTAGCGCAAGCTTCTCCGACGAGGAGTTTTCGAAAAAGATCCAAGAGCTAACTCTCAGATTCAACCACGAGAGAGATGCCAACGAGATGGTGCACTTGTCGAGTATCGAAATGAAAGCAAACAGCGTCCATCTCCCTCTCTCCCTTCGTATCATAAAGAAGAAGCCACAATGGGACGAAGGAGTCAAACAAGCCGCGTGCGACTCCATGAGCAAAGCCTTCTCGTCGATGGTGTCCATGATTCAAGAGCTTCAGAGCTTCACGTTACACATGAGAGAGACTCTCTTCTACCAAGACTTGCAAGGGATCTTGGTGCGCGTTAGAGAAGAGATGCACGCATCGTTCGTCTGGTTGTTCCGACAAGTTTTCTCCGCCACGCCTACGTTGATGGTGTACGTCATGTTACTCCTCGCCAACTTCACGGTTTATTCACTCGGTGCCAACTCTGCTTTAGCAGCCGCCGCGACGCCGACCAGCACCGTGGCAGAGGTAGCAACCGTCAGTGAAACAAACGACAAGATCGATTCCTCGGTGGTTAAATCGTTTTTTATTCCATCTCCCACGGTCGACGGTAGCAACAACGGCGGCGGTGGAAACATCAGGCCGGTGTTAAGCGGGACAGATGGTGATGGATTCGATGTACCAGAAGGACCTTCGCGGTTGTCATCTTCGACATTTGGGTCAACGATTAGTACAGAGACATCAGTGTCGGGACAAGATGAAGTTAGGCTGTGGAACTCGATTGTGGAGGAAGCAGAGGAAATGCAGTACAATGTGTTGGATCACGAGACGAGGAAGTGGTTCGTGTCTCCTTTGGATGCTCGAGTGGAAGCAGAGAAGGACATTGATTTCTTCAGAACAGAGCTTCTCTACCAAACAGGACTGTCTCAAGAGCCTGATAATCCTCTGCTTCTTGTTAACTACGCTCAGTTCCTCTACATCGTCTCCTATGATTATGACAg
- the LOC103868016 gene encoding uncharacterized protein LOC103868016 isoform X2 — protein MGVKVAPYTSPFLQWASSSQTLASGAISSRRQRLNRPSLFGTPLLYGSKSCELSKPTKTQSFRRVSSASFSDEEFSKKIQELTLRFNHERDANEMVHLSSIEMKANSVHLPLSLRIIKKKPQWDEGVKQAACDSMSKAFSSMVSMIQELQSFTLHMRETLFYQDLQGILVRVREEMHASFVWLFRQVFSATPTLMVYVMLLLANFTVYSLGANSALAAAATPTSTVAEVATVSETNDKIDSSVVKSFFIPSPTVDGSNNGGGGNIRPVLSGTDGDGFDVPEGPSRLSSSTFGSTISTETSVSGQDEVRLWNSIVEEAEEMQYNVLDHETRKWFVSPLDARVEAEKDIDFFRTELLYQTGLSQEPDNPLLLVNYAQFLYIVSYDYDRKIYDSSWSWVLGWLRYGKLQCRRQRNI, from the coding sequence ATGGGGGTGAAAGTAGCACCATACACTTCTCCCTTCCTCCAATGGGCGTCTTCTTCTCAAACCCTAGCTTCCGGCGCCATATCATCACGACGACAGAGACTGAACCGTCCGTCTCTCTTCGGAACGCCACTACTCTATGGCTCCAAGTCCTGTGAACTATCCAAACCAACCAAAACGCAGTCGTTTCGAAGAGTTTCTAGCGCAAGCTTCTCCGACGAGGAGTTTTCGAAAAAGATCCAAGAGCTAACTCTCAGATTCAACCACGAGAGAGATGCCAACGAGATGGTGCACTTGTCGAGTATCGAAATGAAAGCAAACAGCGTCCATCTCCCTCTCTCCCTTCGTATCATAAAGAAGAAGCCACAATGGGACGAAGGAGTCAAACAAGCCGCGTGCGACTCCATGAGCAAAGCCTTCTCGTCGATGGTGTCCATGATTCAAGAGCTTCAGAGCTTCACGTTACACATGAGAGAGACTCTCTTCTACCAAGACTTGCAAGGGATCTTGGTGCGCGTTAGAGAAGAGATGCACGCATCGTTCGTCTGGTTGTTCCGACAAGTTTTCTCCGCCACGCCTACGTTGATGGTGTACGTCATGTTACTCCTCGCCAACTTCACGGTTTATTCACTCGGTGCCAACTCTGCTTTAGCAGCCGCCGCGACGCCGACCAGCACCGTGGCAGAGGTAGCAACCGTCAGTGAAACAAACGACAAGATCGATTCCTCGGTGGTTAAATCGTTTTTTATTCCATCTCCCACGGTCGACGGTAGCAACAACGGCGGCGGTGGAAACATCAGGCCGGTGTTAAGCGGGACAGATGGTGATGGATTCGATGTACCAGAAGGACCTTCGCGGTTGTCATCTTCGACATTTGGGTCAACGATTAGTACAGAGACATCAGTGTCGGGACAAGATGAAGTTAGGCTGTGGAACTCGATTGTGGAGGAAGCAGAGGAAATGCAGTACAATGTGTTGGATCACGAGACGAGGAAGTGGTTCGTGTCTCCTTTGGATGCTCGAGTGGAAGCAGAGAAGGACATTGATTTCTTCAGAACAGAGCTTCTCTACCAAACAGGACTGTCTCAAGAGCCTGATAATCCTCTGCTTCTTGTTAACTACGCTCAGTTCCTCTACATCGTCTCCTATGATTATGACAg